Below is a window of Pseudomonas monteilii DNA.
GCACGGGCTTTTGCACCACCAGGCTCCCAGGCAGTTGCAACCCCTCGAGGTCGGCGTACCCGGTCAGGAAAAGCACGGGCAGGTGGGCATAGCGCTCACGTGCCGCCTGCGCCAGCTGAGCCCCATTGAATTCGGGCATGGCGAAATCGGTGAGCAGGACATCGATCTCGTCGTCCAGCAGGGTCAGTGCGTGTTCTCCGCCCGTGGCCTGGCGTACCCGATAGCCGTACTGGTGAAGCATTTCGCCGATCAGCTCGCGCACTCGGTCGTCATCGTCCACCAGCAAGACCGTACGATCGCTGCCGATGGTGCTCGAGGCCATGGCCGCCGCTGGGCCGCTCACATGGATGGCCAGCGGCTGCTTGACCGCCGGCAGGTAGACCGTCACTTCGGTGCCCTGGTCCGGCGCGGTGACGATGCGCACACCGCCGCCCGATTGCTTGGCGAAGCCGAACACCTGGGCCAGGCCCAGGCCCGAGCCTTTGCCGATGTCCTTGGTTGTGAAGAACGGCTCGAAGACCTTGCCGACGATCTCTTCGCTCATGCCGAAGCCCGTGTCACGGATCGACAGGCTGACGTATTCGCCTGGCTCAGGTTCCTCGGGGCGCTGCGGCAGCGCTTCGATGTGCGTGTTGCGGGTGCTGAGGGTCAGCTGCCCCCCGTCCGGCATCGCATCACGGGCGTTGATCGCCAGGTTGAGGATGATCATCTCGGTCTGGGTCGGGTCGGTCAGCGCCTGCCACAACAGCGGATCCAGATCGAGGCGTACCGATATACTGCCACCGAGGGTGCGGCGCAACAGCTCTTCCAGCCCGCCGAAGGTGTCGTTCAGGTTCACCGGTATCGGTTCGAGCCGCTGGCGTCGGGAGAAGGCCAGCAGCTGGGCGGTCAGCTTGGCGCCGCGTTCGCCTGCTTCCCGGATGTGCTGCAGGCGGGAGGTGGCCTTGACCAGGTCGGGCTTGGCCAGGTCGCGCTCCAGGAAGCTGGCGCCGGTCAGGATCACCGTCAGCAGGTTGTTGAAGTCGTGGGCGACGCCTGCCGTGAGCTGGCCTACAGCCTCCAGGCGCTGCATCTGCTGCAAGGTCGCCTCGATGCGTTCGCGTTCGGCGATCTGCTCGCGCAGTCGACGGTTGGCCTCGCCCAGCTCCAAGGTGGCTTCGCGTTCGCTGGTGATGTCTCGGGCAACGACATACAGCAGGTCATCGTCTTGCACCACCACCCATGACAGCCAACGCTGCTGGCCGCTGGCATGCTGCACGGGGCCGACGAAGCGCGCGCTGCCATTGCCCTGGCTGAGCGCGGCCAGCTCGGCAATGAACATGTCCCGTGCGGTTTCCGGGAGGACCGTCAGCAAGGACGTTTCGGACAAGTGCGCACGGGTAAAGCCGAGCACCGTCTCCCAGGCGGGGTTGAGTGCCACGGGCGTGAGGTCCTGCTTGAGCACCGCCGAGAGATCCTGGGACAGGTCCCAGGCACGGTCACGTTCGCGGGTCCGCCGCTCGACGCGCTCGCCCAGCATCTCGTTGAGCTGCTTGAGGGCTTGGGTGGCCAGGTGCTGCTGGTGCACGTCCTGCAGCACGCCCGAGAAGCGTACGCATTGGCCATCGACGAAGCGTGATTGCCCGGTACTCAACAGCCAGCGCGGCTCGTGCCCGCCATGGCCCATGACCCGGAACTCCACGCGGTAGCGGCCGCTGCCGCTCGGCTGCAGCGCATGCTCGACGGCCTGGCGGACATGGGGGAGATCGTCCGGAAACAGGCCGGCGAAGAACACGTCCATGCTCACCGGCGCGTCTAGTGACAAGCCGAACAGGGCGCGGCAACGGTCATCCCAGATCAGCTGATCGCTGTCGGGACGAAAATCCCAGGTGCCCATGCCCGCTGCATCGATGGCGATCCGTGCGCGCGCTTCGACATCCGCCAATGCCTGCTCGGCATGCCGGCGACGCTGGCGCTCCTGCACCTCGGTCATCGCGCGCCTGACGGCCTTGGGCAGCAGCGACAGGTTCTTCTTCAGCACGTAGTCGGTGGCGCCGAGGCGGATCATCTCCACGGCGTGTTCTTCGCCGTAGATACCGGACAGGAAGATGAACGGCACGTCGGGCGCCAGGCGCTGGGCGATGGCCAGCACCTCGGTGCCGGACGAGCTGGGCAGCACACAGTCGCACAGGATCAGGTCGAAGAGCTCTTCACGCAGCGCATGCTCGGCGCCGACATGGTCGAACGCCTGTCGCGCCTCGATGTGCAGGCCGTTGCGCTCCAGGCGCATCAGCGTCAGTTCGGCATCCATCGAGCTGTCTTCGACCATCAACAGCTTCAGCGGCCCCGACTGGGTGATGACCGGGTTCAGTTGGCGCCTCGACGCGGCAGGCGGAGCGAACCGGGTGGTGGCTCGTTGAGCACTGCCCAGAAGATGCCCAGGTCGGAGATGGCCGCCACGAACTCCTTGAAGTCCACGGGCTTGACCACGTAGGCGTTGACGCCCAGCTCGTAGGCGCGCTCGAGATCGGGTTCCTCGCGCGAAGAGGTCAGCATCACGGTCGGGATGCTACGCAGCTCCGGCGTCTCGCGAACGATCTTCAGCACTTCCAGGCCGTCGACCTTGGGCAGTTTCAGGTCCAGCAGCATCACGGCAGGGTTGCCGGCGTCGCGGTCCTTGAACGCGTTGCGTTGGAACAGGTAGTCCAGGGCGTCGGCGCCATCGCGGATGACGATGACTTCATTGGCCAACTGACTGCGCTCCAGCGCCAGCAAGGTCAACTCCAGGTCTCTGGGGTTGTCTTCGACCAACAGGATCGGTTTGAGCATGATGATGCAGTGTCCTCAAGCGTGCAGCGGTTGTCGGGGCAGGGAAAAATGGAATGTCGCCCCTTTGTCTATCTGGCCTTCAGCCCAGACTTCGCCGTCATGGCGTTCGATGATGCGGCGCACGCTGGCCAGGCCGATACCCGTTCCCTCGAAGTCTTCCATGCGGTGGAGGCGCTGGAAGACCCCGAACAGCTTGTTAGCATAGGTCATGTCGAAGCCCACGCCGTTGTCGCGGATGAAGATCTCGGTGTGCGTCGCGCTCTGTCGGTAGTCGATCCAGATGCGGGCCGGGTTGCGGTCGCGCGTGTACTTGACCGCGTTGGCAATCAGGTTCTGTAGCGCCATCTTCAGGAACGCCGGGTCGGCGATGACCTTGGGCAGCGAAGCGATCTCCCAGACGATCTCGCGTCCTTCGACATCCGGTGCCAGTTCGGCGCGGATGTTTTCGATCAGCGCATTGGGGTCGACATCGGACAGCCGCAGCGCCGAGCGCCCCATCTGGGAAAAGTTGAGCAGGTTGTCGACCAGGGTGCCGGCGAAGCGCGCCGCCTCTTCGATATGCTGCAGGAAGCGCTGGCCGCGCTCGGTCATCGTCTGCGCCTCCATTTCGCTCAGCAGTTCGGTATAGCCGGCGATGTGTCGCAGCGGTGCGCGAAGGTCGTGCGAGACGCTGTAGGAGAAGGCTTCGAGCTCCTTGTTCGAGCGTTTCAGTTCGCTGGCCAGCTGAGCCAGTTCCTCGGCCTTGCGCAGGACGATGCCCAGCACCGCGTTGCGCAGCTCCAGGCTGCTTTCGAGAATCAGCGGGTCCCAGGGCTTGCTGAAATCACGGACTTCTTCGTGCCAGCGCTCGAAACTGTTGCGCGGGTCGAGGCTGCCTTGTGGCCCGATCTGTTTGTCCGGGCGACCTGCCCATTCGACCGTGCGCGCCTTTTCTGGTCGGAACCATACCAGGTAGTGGGAATGGATCTGCGAGATGGCCAGGGCCAGCACACCGGCGGCATGGTCGGCCAGTTCGGGCAGCTCCTCGATATCGCGCCGGACGTTGTCGGTGTGGAAGACGTTTTCGTCGCCACGTCGCGACAGCCAATGGACCAGGGCGGTGATCTGGGCAGCAGGCGGGGTACGCCCGACGGTGTCGCAACGATCGGCGCTGATGATGGCGGCGCCGCTGGCATCCGCGAAGGCCAACAGCACCTCGGGCAGTTCCAGCAAGCCCAGCGCGACGCTGTCATGGTCGGCCATGGACGACAGCATCTTGACGATGTGCTGGCGCAGGTCGAGCAGCTTGCGTGTGTTGGTGTGCGACTCGCGGGATTCGATCTGCAGCGACAGCACGCTGGCCAGCAGTTCGCATGCGGTCCGGGTCTGGAAATCGACGGTCCTGGGCTCGTCGTGGTGGCAGGAAATCAGCCCCCAGAGCTGCCCATCGACCACGATCGACAACGACATCGACGCCAGCGTGCCCATGTTGCGCATGTATTGCAGGTGGACGGGCGAGACGCTGCGCAGCGAAGCGAAGCTGAGGTCCAGCGGTTTACCGGTGCGCGGATTGAGCTCGGGCACCAGGCGCGCCGGTTGGTAGTTGGCATCGCCGATCAGGCGAATCCGGTTGGTCCGGTACAGGTCGCGAGCCTGGCGCGGGATGTCGGAGCCGGGAAAGCACAACCCCAGGTAGCGCGGGTAGCCTGGCTCGGCTTCCTCGGCCAGGACCAGGCCGTTGCCTTCGCTGTCGAAGCGGTAGGCCTTGACCCGGCCGAAACCGGTCAGGCGCTTGATCTCCTGGACACTGCGCGTCAGCAGGTCGTGAATGTCGCCCAGTTGATTCAGGCTGTTGACGAAGGCTCGCACCAAGGGATAGTGGCTGGTCTGCGAGACCATGCTCTTGCAAGGTTCGAACTCGGCCAGCAACACCTGATCGTGTCGATGCACCAGCAATTGCAGCAGTTCGCCCGAAGCTCTTTCGGCGCACAGCCGCACGTTGCTGATGTGGAAAGGGAACTGGTCCTGCTCGGGCACCTGCTGGACCTGCGACGCCAGGTCGAACTCGACATCCAGGAATGTGCGTGCATCCAGGCCGATCAGCTCTCCTGCAGGTC
It encodes the following:
- a CDS encoding two-component system response regulator, translated to MLKPILLVEDNPRDLELTLLALERSQLANEVIVIRDGADALDYLFQRNAFKDRDAGNPAVMLLDLKLPKVDGLEVLKIVRETPELRSIPTVMLTSSREEPDLERAYELGVNAYVVKPVDFKEFVAAISDLGIFWAVLNEPPPGSLRLPRRGAN
- a CDS encoding hybrid sensor histidine kinase/response regulator — translated: MVEDSSMDAELTLMRLERNGLHIEARQAFDHVGAEHALREELFDLILCDCVLPSSSGTEVLAIAQRLAPDVPFIFLSGIYGEEHAVEMIRLGATDYVLKKNLSLLPKAVRRAMTEVQERQRRRHAEQALADVEARARIAIDAAGMGTWDFRPDSDQLIWDDRCRALFGLSLDAPVSMDVFFAGLFPDDLPHVRQAVEHALQPSGSGRYRVEFRVMGHGGHEPRWLLSTGQSRFVDGQCVRFSGVLQDVHQQHLATQALKQLNEMLGERVERRTRERDRAWDLSQDLSAVLKQDLTPVALNPAWETVLGFTRAHLSETSLLTVLPETARDMFIAELAALSQGNGSARFVGPVQHASGQQRWLSWVVVQDDDLLYVVARDITSEREATLELGEANRRLREQIAERERIEATLQQMQRLEAVGQLTAGVAHDFNNLLTVILTGASFLERDLAKPDLVKATSRLQHIREAGERGAKLTAQLLAFSRRQRLEPIPVNLNDTFGGLEELLRRTLGGSISVRLDLDPLLWQALTDPTQTEMIILNLAINARDAMPDGGQLTLSTRNTHIEALPQRPEEPEPGEYVSLSIRDTGFGMSEEIVGKVFEPFFTTKDIGKGSGLGLAQVFGFAKQSGGGVRIVTAPDQGTEVTVYLPAVKQPLAIHVSGPAAAMASSTIGSDRTVLLVDDDDRVRELIGEMLHQYGYRVRQATGGEHALTLLDDEIDVLLTDFAMPEFNGAQLAQAARERYAHLPVLFLTGYADLEGLQLPGSLVVQKPVQPNTLTKALGELLGTHGN
- a CDS encoding ATPase, with the protein product MCLHVRATRDGPGALPLTTADPSLQHAIERCAQEPIRVPGSIQPQGFLLVLDERDFSILQASENAERWLGRPAGELIGLDARTFLDVEFDLASQVQQVPEQDQFPFHISNVRLCAERASGELLQLLVHRHDQVLLAEFEPCKSMVSQTSHYPLVRAFVNSLNQLGDIHDLLTRSVQEIKRLTGFGRVKAYRFDSEGNGLVLAEEAEPGYPRYLGLCFPGSDIPRQARDLYRTNRIRLIGDANYQPARLVPELNPRTGKPLDLSFASLRSVSPVHLQYMRNMGTLASMSLSIVVDGQLWGLISCHHDEPRTVDFQTRTACELLASVLSLQIESRESHTNTRKLLDLRQHIVKMLSSMADHDSVALGLLELPEVLLAFADASGAAIISADRCDTVGRTPPAAQITALVHWLSRRGDENVFHTDNVRRDIEELPELADHAAGVLALAISQIHSHYLVWFRPEKARTVEWAGRPDKQIGPQGSLDPRNSFERWHEEVRDFSKPWDPLILESSLELRNAVLGIVLRKAEELAQLASELKRSNKELEAFSYSVSHDLRAPLRHIAGYTELLSEMEAQTMTERGQRFLQHIEEAARFAGTLVDNLLNFSQMGRSALRLSDVDPNALIENIRAELAPDVEGREIVWEIASLPKVIADPAFLKMALQNLIANAVKYTRDRNPARIWIDYRQSATHTEIFIRDNGVGFDMTYANKLFGVFQRLHRMEDFEGTGIGLASVRRIIERHDGEVWAEGQIDKGATFHFSLPRQPLHA